In Larimichthys crocea isolate SSNF chromosome XXII, L_crocea_2.0, whole genome shotgun sequence, the genomic stretch TCACACTCCTGTTGATTGCTCTCTCGTTAAGGCGGGACCTCTCTAACAGGTACAGGTGTGCACACCTGCAGCCCCCCGCTCGGGCTCGTGCTCCGGTAACGTTAAGGTGTTCTTACCTTCATCCCGCTCCGTCAGACACTTCTTCCATCTCCGGCTCAGGGGGAACTCCCACACGagtcacacacagtcacccTGATTGACGTGCAAGGGGAGCCAATGAGAGAACAGAGTCAGGGGAGCTCGGCCAATCACAGCGCGCATAGCTGTCGACTGAGCAAGAGTGGGCGTGGCTACGCTCGAAGTGAGtcgtaaagaaagaaaaccgtgacagaggtcacacacacacacacacacacacacacacacacacacacacaccgacgaCAACCACCGGAGGATTCACCGCGACGGGAGCCGGGATGTGTCCGAGCTTTCCCGCCCTTCAGGCAGGTGCGTTTTCCTCCGTGTTGAAGCGCGAGGACAGTCCACGCAGCCACACCTCACGGAGAAGACTCAACTTCCCGACATGCTCAGGGCGGAGCACGACGCGGAGCACGAcacacgaagaagaagaagaaggagacagtgatcaatcaaaacaaactcaattaaatatgtaaattaaatatgcaGATgagatttcaattaaaaaatctCTGCggcaacaataaaataaataaataataaaaacatgaaacatcacacatgtgatatatatacatataatgtgttgtgtggtgtAATTATGTTTATATCTGTGTTATAGATATGTATAACTGTATTAAACAGATGTATAtatgatgtatatatatatatacacacatatatacatatattgtgtatatatatgtgtttatatatgtgtatatatatacaagaTGTACACATATAAGACATAtatgtgtactatatgtatataGGTTAAGatataacaacacacacacacacacacacatatatattatatatacacctcactgtgtgtactgtaataCGTTAATTCTGTCCATATGCCATATAGtcacacatatttatatttatactgatattGTGTTTAACTTAAATGTCTTTTagctgtatatatattttagatctttagatttgtattttatattttttacatctttacttatatgttattaaatatgtcatgtttatgctgtttgcacaggATAAGAGGGAATTTgaatactctgtatgtcctgtacatgtaGCAGCACTGACAATGAAGCTGACTTGGTAAATAGGTTGgccaaaataatagaaacacctTTTGCCTGTACAAGAACtgtaaattatgaattatttatgtaaACATCATCACTTACTGTGCAGAGTCAAACACACCTGGCCAGGTAAAGTGATTATGATAATGATGCACACCtgaaaaacagcagcttcagtAATAAACATAACAGCATTCATGAGTTGTTGTGTTCAGATGACTTAGCACGACCAGGTGAAGTCCTGATCACATGATctgaattcatgttttcatgtcactgACTGATTCTAATTATTATCAGGACACGCTGTTTgtaatttcatgtttatgctggCACAGGTTTGTGTGTAGAATATGTGAGCAGCTCATGAGCAGactgatatttaatatttatgtttgtatgtaacaGTGAGGATAAATGTCCAGGCTCAGTGTCAGAGTCTGTAGCGCCTCCCAGAGGACACAAGGTGGAACAGCAACATCAATAATTTAATCTGGGCAAATATATCTCCAGAATATTTATAATCAACATTGACACTAGTAAGAATTTAATTACtgatatcaataataataataatgtaacaacatcacagtgtttttatgaAGCTGTGTGGATCAATCCTTCTTAAAAAGTTACAACTACAATGTTTCTAGAAAATCTGACTGAGAATAACCAACAGTAAACCTGCCACACCTTCTACACATTATATACAAGTTATATGGAAAGTAACTTAATGTTCAGAGCAATCAtaagaatattatatataattcaaATTCTGAAATTAAACCTCATGTTTGATAAAAGTTGTGACGTAGAGTTCCCATTTCAGTTTTGATGTAGCAGAAGTTTGAAAATTGTTTGTAAGTTTTCTATTTGTACATGAACGAGTGTGAGGGACACtagaaacataaataacaataatatattataacaaCATAAAGTTTGAACCCTGAGGCTGCAGAGTCTGTTGtgctgttttaaattaaactaagtTAACTTAAGTTTAGTAGAATTATTCAGGATTTGGTCACTAGGTGTCACTGTCGTCCCTGTACCCAATCAGAAGCAGCGGTGGATGAGCGTCATCAGGTAAAGGTGAAAACttccaaataaagaaaaacagacagatgaacgtttaaaaatattttattctggaGTTCAGACAGTTCACACTGAGCCTGACGcacacatgtataaaaaaataagtcaacataaatatgtgtttatgtacaaGCTATGAACATCATAAGTTAGAAACGTGTTTTATACACAGGAAGGATTAGACCTGAGACTGTAAACCGGACGGGATCCCAATATGGGAGAACGTGGCGCTCACCATGAACACGAACAACTTTATGTAGCAGATACAGCTCAGCTGCAGGACGCAAACCAGAACACTGACTAATAAAGTAAACGGCCTTCGACTGGAAGAAGTCTGAGTGCAGGTGTGTTTGGGGGCCTTCACGGCCCACCTCGACCTGGATGGACCGGCGGTCCTGACTGACGATCTTCAGACGTAACTCGAGGGCGTTTGTGCTCGCGCCTGTTCGAGGTACGAACGCAGACAGAGTCTTGAAACACAATCagcttctcctcctgcctcaGTTGTAGGAGGTGAAATGAGACGGCTGTTTGAGGCACTCCTCAgagtcctcgtcctcgtcctcctcactCTCGTCTTCACTGTCGGACTCCTCGTAGAAGCTGATGGTCGCCTGAACCGGGAAGTTCCTCAACAGAGCCTCTCCGTCGCTGTACAGATAGTCGAAGGACTTTGATTTGGGCCAGTAGAGCCTGTTGGAGACAAAGTCAAACACATGAGCAGCTGGAACTGGATGGTATAACAAGGAGCTTGTGTTCATGCATGACTGCTATACTAACGTCCACAAACTGAGAGGGTACTGACCTGACGGGGTGCTGGAAGGCCTGAGCTTTCCCATCAGACGAGAAGCATCCCGGCACCGAGGGTCTGGAGTAAGGCTGCATGGAGAGATTCAGAGAGGTCAGCATCAGGATTTCAACATTATGCAGCAACAACTCTGTCCCTGAAATAACTTCATCTAACGTCTTTATAGGGAGTTTCAGCTCGGGCCAGAACTTTTCTGTTCTGGTTCACTCATAGTGTCGtattcagctgttttcagtcGGTAGAGACCAAACACAGAGCTAGAAAAGGAGCGAACGTTGCACGTGGACATTACATGAATCAGATGGAA encodes the following:
- the ripply1 gene encoding protein ripply1, yielding MSSACLLLQQPSYGAAPWSCPPTVSCSSDTNSSRTSLWRPWLSTGRDGSERCPRSKLSSPYSRPSVPGCFSSDGKAQAFQHPVRLYWPKSKSFDYLYSDGEALLRNFPVQATISFYEESDSEDESEEDEDEDSEECLKQPSHFTSYN